In Helianthus annuus cultivar XRQ/B chromosome 3, HanXRQr2.0-SUNRISE, whole genome shotgun sequence, a single window of DNA contains:
- the LOC110929139 gene encoding VIN3-like protein 2, with product MDSCSFEGFVLDPSKCSKLSMEEKREIVYEVSEWSHGAPELLQSWSRQEILQILCAEMGKERKYTGLTKLKIIEHLLKIVSEKRSQDDLTVNLESSESDPQRSAKRHRKSDQPNRLNVTSDNNYVDLEDDNVKFCKNSACRAKLSRDEVFCKRCSCCICRQYDDNKDPSLWLICNSDPPFVGDCCGMTCHLECALKHEKSGIPKDGRNRGLDGSFHCVSCSKVNDLLGCWRKQITIARDTRRVDILCYRVSLSQKLLVGTVKYQKLHDIVNEAMEKLEADVGPLTGLPVKRARGIVNRLSSGQEIQKLCAFAVESVDSVLSNMTLSDAADPNLLTPTVKFGNVFPTSVSVILGSRDQPVTDNAKTHRYIMWHRKSEETDYPTKPTCTLFAPSCTTFLLSGLTPLTQYVLKVVHFENTCELGSKEMPFQTTNDDEKSPLTNSSSLSNPSSVEDENNNIVNNQKDKEVVTDTDVVNIIKKSSINDENNEKDFDPFAPTTSAKLPNTPCKTESVKDSILPRKTRSKSSKKNVEHHGSEDEPNESDDRDFRYYVKVIRWLECEGHVDTGFRKKFLTWYSLRASQQEVRIVKVFVDTLMDDPASLAEQLMDTFSDVITNKTCSTSTKGLCLKLFH from the exons ATGGATTCTTGCTCTTTTGAAG ggTTTGTGCTTGATCCATCAAAGTGCAGTAAATTAAGTATGGAAGAAAAACGAGAAATCGTGTACGAAGTATCCGAATGGTCGCACGGTGCACCGGAGCTCCTACAATCGTGGAGCCGACAAGAAATTCTTCAAATCCTCTGTGCAGAAATGGGAAAAGAAAGAAAATATACCGGATTAACAAAATTAAAAATCATCGAACATCTTTTAAAAATAGTTTCCGAAAAAAGATCACAAGATGATCTTACAGTGAATCTTGAATCATCAGAAAGCGATCCTCAAAGATCTGCGAAAAGACACAGGAAATCCGACCAGCCTAATCGTTTAAATGTTACGTCGGATAATAATTACGTCGATTTAGAGGATGATAATGTTAAGTTTTGCAAGAATTCGGCTTGTAGAGCCAAGTTAAGTCGAGATGAAGTGTTTTGTAAAAGGTGTTCGTGTTGTATATGTCGTCAGTATGATGATAATAAGGACCCGAGTTTATGGTTGATTTGCAATTCGGATCCACCGTTTGTTGGGGATTGTTGTGGGATGACGTGTCATCTTGAATGTGCGTTAAAACATGAAAAATCGGGGATTCCGAAAGATGGGAGGAATAGAGGACTTGATGGGAGCTTTCATTGTGTATCTTGCAGTAAAGTGAATGATCTACTTGG ATGTTGGAGAAAGCAAATTACGATAGCAAGGGACACTAGGCGGGTTGACATCTTGTGTTATCGTGTTTCTTTAAGTCAAAAGCTCTTAGTTGGGACCGTTAAGTACCAAAAGCTTCATGATATTGTTAATGAAGCGATGGAGAAACTCGAAGCAGATGTGGGCCCGTTGACTGGTTTGCCAGTCAAACGGGCCAGGGGTATAGTCAACAGGCTCTCTTCAGGTCAAGAGATTCAAAAGTTATGTGCTTTCGCAGTCGAATCCGTTGATTCAGTACTCTCCAACATGACCTTGAGTG ATGCAGCAGATCCCAACCTCTTAACACCAACTGTCAAGTTCGGAAACGTTTTTCCCACATCGGTTTCCGTGATTTTGGGTTCTCGAGATCAACCCGTTACTGATAACGCAAAGACACATAGATACATAATGTGGCATCGAAAATCCGAAGAAACAGATTACCCTACAAAACCGACGTGCACATTGTTTGCACCAAGCTGTACGACGTTCTTACTCTCGGGTTTAACTCCATTGACACAATATGTTCTAAAAGTTGTTCACTTTGAAAACACGTGTGAACTCGGAAGCAAAGAAATGCCGTTTCAAACGACGAACGATGACGAAAAAAGCCCGTTAACGAACTCTAGCAGCCTGTCGAATCCCTCTTCGGTCGAAGATGAAAACAACAATATTGTTAATAACCAGAAGGACAAAGAGGTTGTTACAGACACTGATGTTGTAAACATCATCAAGAAAAGTTCAATAAATGATGAAAACAATGAAAAAGATTTTGACCCTTTTGCCCCCACTACTTCTGCTAAATTACCAAACACCCCCTGCAAGACGGAAAGCGTAAAAGATTCAATCTTGCCAAGAAAAACGcgatcaaaatcatcaaaaaagaATGTTGAACACCACGGGTCTGAGGATGAACCGAACGAGTCAGACGATCGGGATTTCAGGTACTATGTGAAAGTGATAAGATGGTTGGAATGTGAAGGGCATGTAGATACTGGATTTAGGAAAAAGTTCCTGACTTGGTACAGTTTGAGAGCAAGTCAACAGGAGGTTAGAATAGTCAAAGTGTTTGTGGATACTTTAATGGATGATCCAGCTTCACTTGCAGAGCAGCTTATGGATACTTTCTCTGATGTGATTACAAACAAGACATGTTCTACTTCTACCAAAGGGCTTTGCCTAAAGCTTTTCCATTGA